Proteins from one Pontibacter korlensis genomic window:
- the uvrB gene encoding excinuclease ABC subunit UvrB: MDFKLTSEFKPTGDQPKAIAQLTEGIQKGEPAQVLLGATGTGKTFTMANVIQNVGKPTLVLCHNKTLAAQLYGEFKQFFPENAVEYFISYYDYYQPEAYIASSDVFIEKDLAINEEIEKLRLHTTSALLSGRRDIVVVASVSCIYGIGNPEEFGKNVLYLAPGQRYSRNNLLYTFVQILYSRTEGEFTRGTFRVKGDTVDIYPAYADFAYRLYFFGDELEAIHRIDPQSGKKLSDEKTVTLYPANLFVTGKDTLQQAISEIQYDMVAQHEYFLKEDRPTEAKRIKERTEFDLEMIRELGYCSGIENYSRYFDRRAPGARPFCLLDYFPDDFLMVIDESHVTMPQVRAMWGGDRSRKVALVEYGFRLPAAMDNRPLTFNEFESLMHQVVFVSATPGDYEMQKAEGVIVEQIIRPTGLLDPEIEIRPSANQVDDLLDEVDERIKAGERVLVTTLTKRMSEELAKYMDRLNIKVKYLHSEVKALDRVEILRELRLGEIDVLIGVNLLREGLDLPEVSLVAILDADKEGFLRDQRSLIQTMGRAARNERGKVIMYADRITGSMQRAIDETNRRRATQMAYNEEHGITPRTVLKSKGEIFEQTSVADAKKREVKMYAGPEEVSIAAEPIIQTMKRDELEKLIKKTEKQMEAAAKDLDFLQAAKYRDELSELRKLLKTK; encoded by the coding sequence CGAAAGCTATAGCCCAGCTCACCGAGGGCATACAGAAAGGTGAGCCAGCCCAAGTGCTGCTGGGTGCCACTGGTACTGGTAAGACCTTTACGATGGCCAACGTTATTCAAAACGTGGGCAAGCCTACGCTGGTGCTCTGCCACAACAAGACACTGGCTGCACAGCTGTATGGCGAGTTTAAGCAGTTCTTCCCCGAAAATGCGGTGGAGTACTTTATCTCTTACTACGACTACTACCAGCCGGAAGCGTACATTGCCTCTTCAGATGTGTTCATAGAAAAAGATTTGGCCATAAACGAGGAGATAGAGAAACTGCGCCTGCATACTACTTCTGCTCTGCTGTCTGGCCGCCGTGATATTGTGGTGGTGGCCTCTGTGTCGTGTATCTATGGTATAGGTAACCCGGAGGAGTTTGGGAAAAACGTGCTCTATTTGGCTCCCGGGCAGCGCTACAGCCGCAATAACCTATTGTATACATTTGTGCAGATACTGTACAGCCGCACCGAGGGCGAGTTCACACGTGGAACATTTAGGGTGAAGGGCGATACTGTGGATATTTATCCAGCTTATGCCGACTTTGCCTACCGCCTATACTTTTTCGGCGATGAGCTGGAGGCTATACATAGAATTGATCCGCAGTCAGGTAAAAAGCTATCGGATGAGAAGACCGTAACGCTTTATCCTGCTAACCTTTTCGTAACAGGCAAAGACACATTGCAGCAGGCCATTTCGGAGATACAGTACGATATGGTGGCGCAGCACGAGTATTTTTTGAAAGAAGATCGCCCTACGGAAGCTAAGCGTATAAAAGAGCGAACCGAGTTTGACCTAGAGATGATTCGTGAGCTAGGTTACTGCTCCGGCATTGAGAACTACTCCCGCTACTTTGACCGCCGTGCCCCGGGTGCCCGTCCGTTCTGCTTGCTAGATTATTTTCCGGATGATTTCCTGATGGTGATTGACGAGAGCCACGTAACAATGCCGCAGGTGCGCGCGATGTGGGGTGGTGACCGTTCCCGTAAGGTGGCACTGGTAGAGTATGGCTTCCGTTTACCGGCAGCGATGGATAACCGCCCGCTTACCTTTAACGAGTTTGAAAGCCTGATGCACCAGGTGGTGTTTGTAAGCGCCACGCCAGGCGACTATGAGATGCAGAAGGCTGAAGGTGTAATTGTGGAGCAGATTATCAGACCAACTGGTCTACTGGATCCAGAAATCGAAATACGGCCAAGTGCTAACCAGGTGGATGATCTGCTGGATGAGGTGGATGAGCGTATCAAAGCCGGAGAGCGCGTGTTGGTGACTACACTAACCAAGCGCATGTCTGAAGAGCTTGCCAAATATATGGATCGACTTAACATAAAGGTAAAATACCTGCACTCCGAGGTAAAAGCCCTTGACCGGGTAGAAATCCTGCGGGAGCTGCGTTTAGGGGAGATCGATGTGCTGATAGGGGTAAACCTGCTGCGCGAGGGGCTTGACCTGCCGGAGGTAAGCTTAGTGGCTATACTTGATGCCGACAAAGAAGGCTTCCTGCGCGACCAACGCTCCCTAATACAGACAATGGGCCGTGCTGCACGTAACGAGCGAGGCAAAGTGATTATGTATGCCGACCGTATAACAGGCTCTATGCAACGTGCCATTGATGAAACCAACCGTCGCCGTGCTACACAGATGGCCTACAACGAGGAACACGGCATTACTCCGCGTACAGTACTTAAATCTAAAGGTGAGATTTTTGAGCAAACATCCGTTGCGGATGCCAAGAAGCGTGAGGTGAAGATGTATGCTGGTCCGGAAGAAGTATCTATCGCTGCCGAGCCGATCATCCAGACTATGAAGCGCGACGAACTGGAGAAGCTCATTAAGAAAACAGAAAAGCAGATGGAGGCAGCAGCCAAAGACCTCGACTTCCTGCAGGCTGCTAAGTATAGAGATGAACTGTCAGAGTTGCGTAAGCTGCTTAAAACGAAGTAA